The genomic region CTCCTTGGACAGGCGGCGCCATGCCTGCTTGATCTCGATCGCCGATGCACCGGGCGCAAGCCCGAGGACCGACAGGGCTTCGGCGGTGCGGTCGGGCGGCGGCGCTTCGCGGCCGT from Candidatus Limnocylindrales bacterium harbors:
- a CDS encoding J domain-containing protein, whose product is GREAPPPDRTAEALSVLGLAPGASAIEIKQAWRRLSKENHPDRVTHLGEEFRRVAEERMRRINAAYDTLKASGLAT